CGCTCGTTTCCTTCGACGCCAACGAGGAAATCGCTTCTGATTCTGAAACCGTCAAGGGACTAATCTCGCTGTTGCACAGTCGGAAAAGGAAGGTTTTGTTATCTGCCTGCAATGCCATTTTAGACTTTTCCACTACCACCTGCGCCCGACGACAATTGCTCAAATTTTCCGCGTTGAACAAATTGATGTAAGCATTTACGCCGTGTGTcgttttactttttgtttttctttgaagtTTATTAAATTAAGCATGTGATGGATGACTGAACAATTGAATTGACATTACTTAGGTTTGTGTTTCTTCAGATTTTCGATGGTTTGGAATGCGTCTGTTTATGGTCTGAGGGTGGTGGAAGTTTTTGCTCTCTTAAGATTGGGATTAAGGAAGATAAACTGTTACTGGTTTTTCTCACTGCAACTGTTGTTCTTATCAATGCCTGTGAAGCTGAGCAGCTACAGGGTATCCCACAAAGTCTTTCTGAAGCATTCCTGGGAATTTTGAAACAGATAAGGGTGAGAGTGAGTGATCAAGAGGTGATCAAAGGTGCTGGGAAGTGTAATGAAGAAGGGCATCTTTGTAAGAGTGGCATTACAGTTAGTAATCTTGCAGAATGCATCTTTAGACTCTCCATTAATGCTTCTCAACTTACTGGCTTTTTGTCTTTTGAAGTGGTTCAAAGAGGTCTTTTTGGTGCGAGTGATACtagttttaatgattttatatcaaattactGGGAGGTTTCCCCTTTTCTGCTGGCGAGGACCATGAGGGATCCAGATATGCATGATATGTTTGGTGCATTTGTTCAGTCTTTGAGCTGGAAAGGGAGCGttccttctcttctttcctCGATTCTTCAAGGATTAGTGGCTTGTTTTCCTATTGCCTCTGATGAACAAAACATACTTAATTTTCTGGATGAGGCAAAAGATAAACTTGGCTGTCCTATAGTCTACCAGCAGGATATACGTGTTGTCAAAACAGAGATGCAATCAACAAAAGAAATGCATTACTTTCGGGACTTTAACTCAAGCTGCGTTAAGGAACCTCAGTACTTTACTTTTCATGAGATCTTAAAATGTGGGCAAGCATATAACGAGGGGTATACTGTTGCTCTGCGTGGTCTGGAGTTTCGATATCAGAGCATTTCGGCTATTGCAGATACATTAGCATGTATGTTTGGTCAACCTTCAGTTGGTGCTAACTTGTACTTAACCCCCCCTAATTCCCAGGGTTTGGCTTGTCACTTTGATGACCACTGTGTATTTGTATGCCAGATTTTTGGTTCCAAGCAGTGGACTGTATACTCTCCACCCAGTCAGCTGTTACCTCGCTTGTATGATAATTTACTTGGTTCTGTTGTTGACTGTACAAAAGCTGGTAGGCGAGAGTTCATTCTCAGGGAAGGTGATATATTATACATTCCCAGAGGTTTTCCGCACAAAGCATATACAGAATCTGGTGTTGGTGATGGTTCTCCTGGGTTCTCATTGCACCTTACCCTTAGTATTGAGGTTGAACCTCCTTTTGAGTAAGTAAAAGTTAACTTCAACTAAccttttattgtttcaaatacattaactttttttataaagctTCCTTTGTTCATTTGCTGCtacaactttattaattttattatggccttctatattatttccttttatccttttctttttctgttccttttgtcttttttatttaacattgtGGTTATaaattctgttatttgttgCTTTCTTCATGCAATGAAATTGACAATATTTAACTAGCTGATGGTCATATGTCATGTGGTAAGGTGATAGAACTCTTGACAAAGATAGAAGTAAAggtaattatttattgattaatagGGGATATCTACCAATGAGAATCACACGAATTTCTGATATTTTGAGAGGTCTGGTCAACTCCTTGCAACTTTCTAATTCTTAGAAAGTCCCTCAACAGTATCCCATTAACAGATTTGCAGCTTGACAGAAAACTACCCTTAATTGGGACCATCAAGCTACCTCCTAAAATACACTTGCTTAATCACAGGGCTGCTATCAATACTCTCCCAAGGTTTTTTACCTGGTCCTCAAGGGGAAATGAGGGAAAGCTGTTCTGGATGGCTGCAAATTGTTCGCATGAATCCTCACTGGAAGGAAGATCCTCGCGGTGAAGGGGAACTTCTGTTGCACATTGATTTCCATACCTAATAGCTAACACATCTTCTGGTTGGGGTTTTAACTCCAATTCCTCAATCAGTACTGGTGGTAGAGTGGCCCAAAAGTTCATGCCATGCGTTCTCTCAAATTtagaaagaataatatatttcttttgtatttcaATAATGAGGCCATTAGTCCTATTAATTAATACATGAACCTGCTCTTTACTTTAGTAAATATAAAGAGCTAATTCTAAGGAAACAAATCCCGGTAATATGTGATTGCCTTTAAATACATTATCCTTGCTTTAATAGCAAGATGCAACTGtaatatagaataaaattacagaaaggataagataaaaaaacttCCTAAAATACATAATGAGCAACATGGTTTTGACACTTCCCCTCAAACTGGTGAGTAAGTGTTCTTCGATCCCAGCTTggatataattcttttaaagcTAATGCAATTTGGCCCTTTGATGAGTATGTCTACAAGTTGATTTTGAGTGGACACATGGGATGCTAATCAAGCCACTGTCTAGCTTTTCCTTGATAAAATGTTTGTCCACCTCAATATGTTTAATTCTATCATGTTGCACTGGTTTGTGAGTTACACTACTCGCAGATTTATTATCATCACAATATGATTTTCAGTGAACATATAGGATGCTAATCAAGCCACTGTCTAGCTTTTCTTTGAGAAAATGTTTGTCCACCTCAATATGTTTAATTCTATTATGTTGCACCGGGTTGTGAGGTATACTACTTGCAGATTTATTATTGCAATATGACCTCATTGGTTCATCCCACTTCTTCCAATATAGTCTGCAGTCATAGAAGTTCACATATTCCTTGGGCCATAACTTGAAATTCTACTCCAGCACTTGATCTCactattacattttttttttctcttctaagtCACTGGGTTTCCACCAAGAAAGGTGCAACATCTAGTAGTTGATCTCGTATCCACAACTGACCCTGCTTAATCTGCATCTATATATGCTTCAAGACTTGCACTAttgtttcatttaaataaaacccCTCTTCTTGGAGTCTTTTCTAAATACTGAATAATTCTAAGAGTTGCTTGTAAATGAGTCTCCTTTTGTTGGTGCGTGAATTGGCTTACTAGACTCACAAAAAAGGCAATGTCTGGCATAGTGAATGAAAATTTCCTCAAAAATGGACTCAACATGTCGTGCGCAAGGGATTAAAAGGTAGGTGCCTTCTTAAGGCCAAATTTGGTGGTATCCTAATTTAAAGccaaatttggaaaaaatgGTTTCCCCTACTAATTCATTATGTAACAAATCTATCACCGGTGTAGGGGGTTTATCAGGAATGATCATAGTATTAAGAGTATTTGCAATCAATACAAAATTACCAACTTCCATCCTTCTTTTGCACCAAAATGATAGGACTTGAGAATGCTCAGTCTAATGATTCCTGCATGCAACATCTGACAGACTAGTTTCTCAGTTTCAGTTTTCTGATAGTGTGGATACCTGTATGGTCTCGGGTTTAGAATTGAAGCTCCTTCCTTCAAGGTAATGGCATGATTATGTCTTGAAGGAGACAGCCATTGAGGCTCCTCAAAAACCTCTGCAAACTCCTGCAACAACTGCTACACAGTCTCTGGACATGGCTCCTATGGTTGCTTTTTTAATTCGGccataaaaacaatttattaaacaCCTGTGCTGTAACTCCTTCATCATCTTTACCATTGCTTGAACTGAAACAGAAGCCTCTAGAGAGATTGATCCCCTCTAAGCACCACTTCTTTATGAGCTCATTGAAGTTGGCTTTGATCTTGGCAATTCCTCTAACCGTTCCAACCTGAACACTATCAACTCCATGTAagtcaaacaaataaaagttttgCTGAATCTCTAGTCCTTGTAATTGGAGCTTCATTTCAGAGCACATCCCCTTCTCCTCTCCTTATAGCCATCTCCTAACTTAACCCAATATTTACGGGTTTTTAAATAGGGACCCTCATGTTTTTCACTAGGTTCTGTGAGTTATAATAGTGAGTGGCACCACTGTCTACAAGGACAGTTACTTGTTGGTTACCAAGATTTCCTCATAATTTAAGAGCCTTTTTGGGTGTGAGGCCAGCCATATTTTGAAGGTCCAGTCAGCGGCACATGTCCACTTGTGTCACCATTGTTTCTTCTATGATGTcaattttttcatcattttctaaATATTCCGTTCCCTTCTCCATCACTTCAAACCGCTGCTTGTTCAGGTGCTGTTCCTCATCCTGACGTTGTTGCATCTCCATTTTTTATTCAAGTTCTTTGTTTGACGCTATGATGAGTCCACCAATTTCTGAGCAAGAAAGCTCCAAGAATCTGCCACAACTAACACCTGCAATTCCCAGATCAACTGTTTTATATACCAATTGATAGAATTCTTGacaaagagagaaggaaagatAATTCTTTATTGATTAGTTGGGAATATCTCTCTCAGAGAATGGCGCAAGTTCTAGATATTTTGAGAGGTTTGCTCTGCTCCTTACAACTTTCTTATTCTCAAGAATCCTCCGAAGTATTCCATCGAACCCTTTTATCGTAACAGATTTACGGTTTATAACAAAAAACTACCCTTAAATGGACCAATCCAGTGGCCCAACTACTTTCTCCTAAAATGCACTTGTTTAATCAGAGCTCTGCAATCATAATGTTATATCTATACCTGCCCCTTTCTCTTGTATTCCATTAAAGGAATGCAGTTGTGGTaggaaaaaacatatttgagtGAAAAAAGGAAGATATATCATTTTACACGTCTCATATAGCATAGCTTTTGCAGAACTTTGCCATAATTGCATGATGTCACGTGCATTAGTTGTATGTAAAACAAAACTTTAAAGCATATATTTCCAATAACAGATAAGCTATAGGTACACACACAGTTATACTTATCTATTGGTTAAATCTCAGCTTCTCAGGATGTAGAGTGCAAGGACACAAAATCAGGCTGTATAGAACGTTGGTATACTCCATTTTATTTCGTGATGGATGATGCATCCATTTAAATGTGAGAGCTTCAATAGAAAAGGCAAATAACTCACAAGTCACAAATATAAGAATAGAATCTGAAATTTGAATCAAAGAAGAATTCCTTATGCAAAAATTATGGATAAAACCCAAGAGAATAGTTTAGCAGAAACATTTTCTGTAGAACATATTTATAGGccctttttctaataaattagaTGTTCTACATCTAGATGATATTCAAGCATTTATGTGCGTCCCACCAGAGGAAGGAGGCCTATGCCAGGAATTAGCGGTTAGATCAAGTGGCCTGTGACCAATGGGTATCTCCCATTAGCAGTGAATGGAAAACAAACACATGGTCAATGACTGACAGTAAAAATGAGGATGATGTATGTTGCCAAGGATTATGAATCTGGTTGGTAGCTTGAATTTGTTTTCAAAGtactacttttaaaaatagaaaatcatgAAAAAGAATTACTGCAAAAATAGGATAGGGGAAACATAGAGGTAATCATTCCAAAGTTATTGCTGAATCTTTAGATATTTCTTTGATGCCTGCCGCAATTTCCTCCATATGGTGTGattttatatttctctttttctctggCCACTTCAATAGCTCATTGTATTGTTTTACTGTCAGAGAGTTGCTGCTAGAATTGAGCTTAGTTCAATGTATTATGTTGTAACAAACTCCTGTATCACCATTCTCCAGTCCAGTAGGTTTGGTGCTAGGAAGAAAATGGTTCACATCAATCTCCCATGCCCATGGATGAATGTCATATTTGTACTGTCAAATATAATGTGTCTGTTCTGTTGATATACAAATGCAGTTAATTGATGTTTTTAATGCTTATAGTGATCAAATTATATGATACAACATATGATTTCAGTAATACTTGATAATATCATTGTcgattcttttttatctttcttcaaTGGGAAATTAGAAGTTTCgttctgaaaaagaaaaaacattatctACATCAACAACTATACATTTAACAGTCCTGGTCCACTTTCGTTGGCAAACATGCTTGTTTTAAAAATTCTGAATCAATAAACCGTTATGATAGTGGTCAGATCTTGATGCTATCATTCCTGTCCAGTCAAATCTGGTCCATCTTTGACTAAATGGAACCAGTAGGCCATTCGTCCGATAACAATGGCGATAAGCATGGGCCTACATCCATGGGGAGGGACCAGCTATTTcccataaattaattatttttctagttttatttaaatatgcaATAAAGATATTactgatattaaatatttagactatttgtatttttaagtaTGTGATGCTGTTTTGCTCCTGACCTTAAGTTCCATCGGTTGGTTATCAAATTCTACAGGAGCACAGGACGACCTATTGAGTATCGATTGAACCACTAACACTGTCAGAGTTTGGTCTGTTgtaacatcacaaaatattgcTTGCAGCAACATCATCTAACACCTCTTGTTCCTTAGCAATTAATTCTCATGATTTTCATTGATGTTAAGTATTatgaatgcatttttttttcattattagtgACTTTTTGTTCCTTCAAGTTGAAGGTGTATATTGCTCTATATTTGCTGATTAAAAATTATGTGATAGATGTTGTTTCTGAAGCAGAAGACTGAAGCAATGCATGTGGAATGACCCACactaaaatcaattattaaaattagacAAGTCTGCAGGACATATGGGCAGGCTTTTAGACACATGTCTTTGGAAAGGTGGTTCATGGACCATTTTTTCTAGTATTTTATGTAATAATGATGCCTGTGTGAATTATTACTCTATTGATAAGGATgagtatataatttttcaacctTTCATCTTCTGGTTGGTCTGTCCTCTATACCACATGAAGATTGAAAGTGAGATTTACTATGTTTGGTTAATATGAGATATGTTataattgatttcttttctttgggaAGATCATTTAATCATTAGGTCTTCTTATTTATTCATgattattttcctattttatttaaaatttccttttcctttgATTGTGTGTGATTGCTGGATTTTAGGTTATATTTGTGCCCCATATTGATTACTTGAAAATGATTGAAGAGACTATAAGCACTGTGGATGACAATCCGGTGCAGTTCTCAAAGAACTGCAATGATCTAAACCCTTATTTTAACGTTCAATTTTGTgattaaaaagaataagaaactTGGTTTGATAAATATtgagttgaaggatagcttactATCAATCATATTAGAAATCTTGCAGATTTTTCTCCATGGCACTGTGCACTCTGTTAATGATGCAAACGGCATCACATTACAAATGAAAGATTTCTCTTGCTACTTTAGGGTTCAAAATATTGTAGCCATGAAGCTTGTTATCTTTGATGGTCTAAATATCTTAGTTAACTCATTGTGTTTTTGTCATGAAACAGGTGGGGAGGAGTAGCTCATTTTGCACTTCACCGCTGGAGTGAAAACCAGAAAAGACTGTTTTATGATGGCTCAAATTTTTTGTCTCAAAAACTTCTTCTAGTGTCTGTGAATCTATTACATGTTGCCATTGGGATCATTAGCAATTTGGATCCTTGCTTTAGGAAAGCATGCTTGACTGCTGCAGTTTCCTTGCCGCCAGATGTTTATGACAGTCTTTTTCAGAGTCAGAGGAACACCTTTTTCTACTTAATTGATAAAATCCGTACTGAATCTAGATTCATTGAAGTCATAAGTAGCATTGAGGTTGCTGTTCACAAAAATGAAGATCCATTCCAGCAAATCCGATGGCTTTGGGTTTTTTGTATGGAAAAAGAAACCAGCAGTGAATACAACATCAATAAATCTTTCATGAGTGAAGATATACTTTCTTTGTGTGCCCAACACAAGGATAAATTAGAAGCTCTTTTTCTGAATGTGAAGTCAAGGTTTTGTAGTGAGGTGGTATTTGAAGAAGTTGTAACTAGTCACAGGATGCTGCTCCAGAAATATAGAAGTACCAGAAAGCAATATATTAATGGAATGATTTCACTTcatgataaattataaaactactgCTTTATTTGTGTTTAACTTTACTTCTTCTGCGTAGAATGTATGAGATCATTTTCATTTGGTGGAATGGTTGATCTGATATCAAAATGCAATAGTGTCTTAGCAGTTACTGCAGGCTGTGGCTTACAAGTTTTGTGCAATGTATTGGGCAAACTACACAAGCAATATAATAATGCATCATGTAATCAGCTTAAGTATGTATGTAaacaaaaccttttttttttctctcgcACACAACgcatttcatttatatattgatgATAAGAACCAGAAtacatatatgaataaaatctCTTGTGATGCAAAACTAAAGTTGCAAGACTATGGTTTGGGATGTTTAGGAGTTGGATGAGTTGTTACTCCATGGTAATCTATATGATAGACAAGATCATGGGGAGCGTAACTGTTGCCGGTATAATCTGGTATCGTGGAATCCTCGTTTACTGGGGTACTTTCCGTTGCCTTATCAACTCCCTGCATTTTATACTGCCAAGTACCAGGAATGGGTTGAAACAATGAGAAAACAAATGCAAGAGCATATTTCTATGAGTAGTAGTAGAAGGAAAAGGGATAAAACATGTAGATGAAAGCTTGGTTTATGCCCTTTAGGAATGTGTCCTGTAGATTTAGTTAGAAGAATAGCGTACCTGGGTTTTGTGATCGTGGAGTGGGGCTGGCATGCTCAACTTGCGTGTTGCGGTAGCATCTAGAGTGTAGCCTGTGTGTTGGGAGAGGGAATATAAAGAGAATACGAGAAGGCAGCATAGAAGGAAGATTGAAGAACTCATGATGTAATCGAtcagaaaattgaaaataaggaAGATTGGTCActtgaaacattttatatagAAGAGCATGGAAGTGCATGTATTGTCAGGAGAAGGAAGTGAtggggagagagagagagagagagagagagaggagaaagagTATGCAATTATTGATCTGGGAGATGAGGAAACATGTTTAAACCTACGTGCCCACGGTTCTAATGCTTATGTTGGACTcctctcattctctctctcaTGACATTAAAATAGCGAAAGAGgcctatttaattttttgagaaAGGAAAGTTCTCCTCCTTagtgaagaaagaagagatGTTTAGTTCACGTGTATGTCTGATGCCAAATGAAACCACACTGTAACATCATCAACTCATGTTTTGTCCTCAACAATAAAGACTGGTTGTGATATGTCATCCTTTGGCTGCTATCTTTCTATGATATCTTACCCTTTCTCAATATCTTGCAGATTTTGTAGGTTGCAGTAATTTAGTCAAGGCCTACCCAATCAACTCTCAATCTCCTATCATTTCGTCTCCTTCTTGTTGTACATTGGACCAACCTCTTTGTTGCAACATGACTGTCTTTGTTTTTTTGGGTTTATCGCTTCAGGGTATATGAATGTACAAAGAGCTCAAGTAAATGAATGTACTTTGTCTTTAAGGAAATGTTCACACATTATCAATTTAAGTATATCATGTAGCAACCAGTGGAAGGTAACGTTATAAGTGAAAATTGAAACTTGGAGACATGAGTTGTACAATTTGGGTCTACACCACATGGAGCAGATTAAGAGTCTGTTACCTAAACATCACCTACTTTTATAACACCATTACTGTATCATTTTGCAGAAATATTATAGTTATAGCGTCTTCAACATTCCTGTGCTGGGACTATTAGgtgttaaaatcatttaaatgttGTCAGCTTTTACTCACTAGACTATGCCATGTACCACACTGACTTTCTCAATcaggttttcaaaattttcgcCTGTAGCATGAAATACTTAATTTATGTTCTCTTTAATCTTTAAACTATAAATATCTAATGTCTCAACACACTAAGTATGAAAAACTCATTCAGGCAGTGATTTTTGTTATCATGGTGCTGAGGAGAATCTATGTTTTTAACTTCTTCATCTTTAATGTTTGAATGATCCAGTTTTATGTTATGAGtactttcaataaaaattttgaaataaaattatagattaacaataaattttagGAATCAGTTGATCATTCATAGAAAAATtgcaataattaatatattgatttaaaagttattatttcaCCAGCAAGATTTAGGACAAGAAATGCTTAACTAATTAGgattattatatgtttatgttttcGATGAATTtgtatcatttaaaattaatttctaactTAATTCCCGAGTAGACTAAtcacaaattacaaaatttgaaaaggttggcataaaatttaattagcaTTGTAtgcatattttgaatttttgacagtaaaacaacaagttttgatGAAAGTAGGTACCAGCCAGTTAGGCAGCACTATactacatataaattttcaacACTAATGTGCATTTTGAAATTGTCCTTGCCAAATTCTCTGTAACActcttttcctttctattttattatttcatattattagataatgattaaaaaagagtttaatacaatttttaatctatataaacacctttttaaaataaagtttcagTTCAGAAATAAAAACTTGATAATCTTGAactgtgaatttttttttctgctaaAATTCTAAACTGtcattaaagatatttttgttgggtataaaaaaagtttcacataaaaaaaataaaataagagatgaatatacacataagatacttccattggagtggtaccaaaagcaaaaccGTGAGGGCTTGGCCTAAAATGAACAATATCTTATCATGTGTGGAaatctatgtgtgtgtcgaaccCTCCCTCAACTCtggtatcagagcccatggTTCACGAGAGgtggagagagagaaaacaagAGATGCTCAGTGTTTGACCATGGATTGTGAGAAAGAAGTGTTAACCATGGTGTACTCGAGGATAAGAAAAAGACTTCCGTTGTAGGGGAGGTGGTCCTTTGTTTGAAGAGAGGATGTTGGGTACAAAAAAAGTCTCacagaaaaaataagagatgaacatcattttatatacacataaaataccTCCATTGATAAGAAGctttttggagtggtaccaaaagcaaaaccaaatataaaaaaactaaaattgataGCAAAATTGATAcgtataaaatgataaattcaaaTAACTGATAAGTATAAATAGTAAACATAGATGtgttaattttagatttttgtagcattatattttaattttaattattatatgttttatactatgtattttattatttatcttgtgttatgtttaaaaatacttttcagttaaatttaaaataaagtaaaatttcatACTTCTAAATAGAGAACATTATGTTTCAATTATATGaattaatataatcattaacaaaagtgtaatattaaaaatatgatacaatatctcaaaatttaatgtaaaaaaatactgtaaatagtataatatatacttttagtGAAAAGGATTAGCTTTTGctataatcttataataatttatttttagcgtaaatattttaaaattaaattatttacttataataaattataattttattttatattttttaataattattataaaaattatgtttttgtcatgataataaaataaatactgtAGACAGCATGTGTTTTTTACAAAtggttattataaatattatagtataagaattaataaaaaattaatcattatctatatacaaaatatacataCATCTATACCTATacctctatatatataaaattagaaatttataaattaaagtattttgAAAATGTAACTCTCTCTGTCGAGGGTTGAGTCTTAGAGTTTGACAAATAAACTTAAggcttaatatttatttttagctcttatttttctattttttttagattggtttttgtatttttcagcttttaagcttttaaaattatgtttttttataatttttgtttaatttaattattttttgatatatCTAAATCGTTAATTACAGTATCCACGTGAGCCTCACTAAATAAagtgattgtcattttgtttgaCGTGATTGTTTATGACAATAAAACAATTAGGGTTTTCTAGtttgagtttttaatttataagttattgCTGTTTTGCGTGGTTCATGGTAATTTTGCATTGTAGGTGCG
This genomic stretch from Vigna radiata var. radiata cultivar VC1973A chromosome 7, Vradiata_ver6, whole genome shotgun sequence harbors:
- the LOC106768571 gene encoding uncharacterized protein LOC106768571, with the translated sequence MEKKKNHRIKRKRKEKPSARELHRPRSSDANAIFAQLLASLCSTPNSVIFINKCLFKLRRSLLISQTSLTSTLALLPTLLRSTQVEIVCLAADIIGAASLVSFDANEEIASDSETVKGLISLLHSRKRKVLLSACNAILDFSTTTCARRQLLKFSALNKLMFVFLQIFDGLECVCLWSEGGGSFCSLKIGIKEDKLLLVFLTATVVLINACEAEQLQGIPQSLSEAFLGILKQIRVRVSDQEVIKGAGKCNEEGHLCKSGITVSNLAECIFRLSINASQLTGFLSFEVVQRGLFGASDTSFNDFISNYWEVSPFLLARTMRDPDMHDMFGAFVQSLSWKGSVPSLLSSILQGLVACFPIASDEQNILNFLDEAKDKLGCPIVYQQDIRVVKTEMQSTKEMHYFRDFNSSCVKEPQYFTFHEILKCGQAYNEGYTVALRGLEFRYQSISAIADTLACMFGQPSVGANLYLTPPNSQGLACHFDDHCVFVCQIFGSKQWTVYSPPSQLLPRLYDNLLGSVVDCTKAGRREFILREGDILYIPRGFPHKAYTESGVGDGSPGFSLHLTLSIEVEPPFEWGGVAHFALHRWSENQKRLFYDGSNFLSQKLLLVSVNLLHVAIGIISNLDPCFRKACLTAAVSLPPDVYDSLFQSQRNTFFYLIDKIRTESRFIEVISSIEVAVHKNEDPFQQIRWLWVFCMEKETSSEYNINKSFMSEDILSLCAQHKDKLEALFLNVKSRFCSEVVFEEVVTSHRMLLQKYRSTRKQYINGMISLHDKL